A region of the Streptomyces sp. NBC_00442 genome:
CGCAGCTCCCCGTAGTCCGTGCCGTCGTCCACGACCACCGCGACGCGCGGATCCTTGCCGAGCTGGGTCCAGCGGCGGCTTCGGGTGATCGAGTACAGCCAGAGCGAGCCGCCGTGCCAGACGTACCAGAGCGGGGCGACGTGCGGGCTGCCGTCCGCGGAGACGGTGGCGACCCGGCAGGTGCGCTGCTCGCCGAGGAAGGCGTCGCGCTCCGCGTCGGTCATCATGATCCTGCGGCCCCGTCGCTGTGTGGCGGTCATCCGCACCATCCCTTCGAAGGTCCCGCGCCGACACGCGTTCTGACGATACGTCAGAAATCATGGCGTGCTCTTCCCCCGTCGCGCAATGGCGGTTAGCCTCCGGCGCCATGGCGACGAAGGAACTCCTCGTACGGCAACTCGTCCCCGCCTCCACGGTGCTGATGACCGTCGAGTGCCAGCAGGGCGTGGTCGGAAAAGACAGCGCGCTGCCCGAACTTGCCGCACAGGCACGGGAGTCGGGGGCGCTGCACAACGTGGCACGGCTCGTGACGGGCGCGCACCGGGCAGGCGTCCAGGTGCTGCACGCGGTCGCGGAGCGCCGCCCCGACGGACGCGGCGCGAACCGCAACGCACGGCTCTTCCGGGCCGCCGAACGACTGCCGGTGCAGCAGTACTCGGGCTCACGGGCGGTGCGCGTCGCCGAGCCGATCGAGGTGACCGACGAGGACTTCGTGGTGCGCCGGCTGCACGGCCTCTCGCCGGTGTCCGGCACGGACGTCGACGCGCTCCTGCGCAACCTCGGCTGCCGCACCCTGATCGTCACCGGCGTCTCGGCGAACGTGGCGATCCCCAACGCGGTCTTCGACGCCGTCAACCTCGGCTACACCGCGGTGGTCGCCGCGGACGCGATCGCGGGGGTGCCGGCCGACTACATCCCCGCGATGGTCCGGCACACCCTGGCCCTCGTCGCCACCGTGGCCACGACCGACGACATCCTGGGCTGCTTCGAGGAAGCGGGCCGCGCTACGCCAGCTTGATCGAATCCCCCTCGACGGAGATCGCGGCGGTTGGCAGCGGGGCCGGCGCGGGGCCGGCCTTCACGCTGCCGTCCGCCACGTCGAACTTGCTCCCGTGACAGGGGCAGTTGATGGTTCCTCCCGAGACGGACGACACGGCGCAGCCTTGATGGGTGCACTTCGCCGAGAACGCCTTGAACTGGCCCGCGGCGGGCTGGGTCACCACGACGCCCTCCTTGGCGAAGATCTTTCCGCCGCCCTGCGGGATGTCGGAGGTCTTCCCCAGGACGTCCCCGCCGCCCTTGGCGCCACCGTCCCCGGCGGGCGCGGCGGCCGTGGCCGGGCCGGAGCCGGCCGCGCTGTCCGAGCCGCCGCACGCCGTGAGCGCCGCGGCGAGACCTGCCGCGCCGACGCACGCGATGACGGTTCGGCGCGCCGGTACCTGTGCCGCTACCCGCGCGGGTGCGTGTGCCGGTCCCGGCGCGGGTGCGGAGTGCGCTTCGGTGCTCATGCTGAGTGTCCTCTCGACGTACGACGCGTGACTGCGTGCGTGACTGCGTGGGGGAGTACGGGAGTGGGGCGGGGGGCGTTCAGCGCCGGGGTGACTTCCTGCGAGGCCGTTCGGGTCGTCCGGCGGTGCGGGCCGTTCCGGCCGCGCGGAAAAGGCGCCCGGGGTCCGGGGCGGGGGGACGTAGCCTGGGCGCATGCTCACTGAAGTCACCGCGACCCGGTACGTCACGCCGTTGCGTGAGGGCGGGTCGCTTCCGGGCATCGTCGAGGCCGACGATCTCGGAACGTACGTCATCAAGTTCACCGGGGCCGGCCAGGGCCGCAAGACGCTCGTCGCGGAGGTCGTCTGCGGCGAGCTCGCGCGGCGCCTGGGGCTGCGCGTGCCGGAACTGGTCACCATCCAGCTCGACCCGGTCATCGGCCTGTCCGAACCCGATCAGGAGGTGCAGGAGCTCCTGAAGGCGAGCGGCGGCCTCAATCTCGGCATGGACTACCTGCCGGGCTCGATCGGGTTCGATCCGCTCGCCTATCAGGTGGACGCGGCCGAGGCGGGCCGGGTCGTGTGGTTCGACGCGCTGATCAACAACGTCGACCGGTCGTGGCGCAACCCCAACATGCTGGTGTGGCACGGCGACCCGTGGCTCATCGACCACGGCGCCACCATGATCTGGCACCACAACTGGCCGGGTGCCGCGGCCTCCGCGGCGAAGCCCTACAACGCGTCCGACCACGTGCTCGCTCCGTTCGGGCCCGACGTCGCCTCCGCCGCCGCCGAGCTCGCACCGATGGTCACCGAGGATCTCCTCACCGAGGTCACGGCCCTCGTTCCCGACGAGTGGCTGGTCGACGAGCCAGGCTTCGCGTCCACCGACGCACTGCGCCGCGCCTACGTCGACCCGCTGCTCGCCCGCGCCGCGGCGATCCACGAGCGCATCACCCTGGACGCCCCCACCGCCACCGGGCCCTCCCGGGCGCCGGGCTGGCTGACCGAGCACGCGAAGCCCTGGCCGCACCCCACCAAGAACAGCCAGAACAGCCAGAACACCAACAACGACCCGAACAGCCAGAAGGATGCCGACCGTTGAGCAAGCGCGAAGTCTTCGAGTACGCGCTGCTGCGCGTGGTGCCACGCGTCGAGCGCGGTGAATGTTTCAACGCGGGCGTCCTGGTCTATTGCCGCGCCCACTCCTTCGTCGCGGCACGCACCCACCTGGACGAGGCCAAGCTGAGGGCGCTCGACCCGGCCGCGGACGTGGTGGGCGTGCGGGCCGCGCTGCGCGCCGTCGAGGGTGTCTGCGGCGGCGGCGAGGGGGCCGGGCAGGCGGCGGGCGACGACCCGGGCCGCCGCTTCCGCTGGCTCATCGCGCCCCGCTCCACCGTGGTCCAGCCGGGCCCGGTGCACACCGGCCTGACCGCGGATCCCGCGGCCGAGACCGAACGGCTGCTCGACCTGCTGGTGCGGTGATCACGCCCCCGCCGGGGGTGCGACACGGGTGTGACATGCGCCGCGGGATCCGTGGGCCGTTGACACCGCGTGCCAGGGCTTCTAGCGTCTCGTCTGCTGAAGCTACTAAGCGGTTGCTCAGTGACTGAGGGCCGCGGATCCCAGGGCGAGGAGAACAGCATGTCCACCACCGAGCAGCGTGTCGCCATCGTGACCGGGGCGGCGCGGGGCATTGGCGCCGCGACCGCCGTCCGGCTTGCGGCCGAGGGCCGGGCCGTCGCGGTACTCGACCTCGACGAGGCCGCCTGCAAGGACACCGTCGACACGATCACCGCGGCGGGCGGCCGGGCCCTCGCCGTGGGCTGCGACGTCTCCGACAGCGCCCAGGTGGAGGCCGCCGTCGAGCGCGTCGCCGCCGAACTCGGCGCGCCGACCATCCTCGTCAACAACGCCGGTGTGCTCCGCGACAACCTCCT
Encoded here:
- a CDS encoding Rieske (2Fe-2S) protein, with amino-acid sequence MSTEAHSAPAPGPAHAPARVAAQVPARRTVIACVGAAGLAAALTACGGSDSAAGSGPATAAAPAGDGGAKGGGDVLGKTSDIPQGGGKIFAKEGVVVTQPAAGQFKAFSAKCTHQGCAVSSVSGGTINCPCHGSKFDVADGSVKAGPAPAPLPTAAISVEGDSIKLA
- a CDS encoding HipA family kinase, encoding MLTEVTATRYVTPLREGGSLPGIVEADDLGTYVIKFTGAGQGRKTLVAEVVCGELARRLGLRVPELVTIQLDPVIGLSEPDQEVQELLKASGGLNLGMDYLPGSIGFDPLAYQVDAAEAGRVVWFDALINNVDRSWRNPNMLVWHGDPWLIDHGATMIWHHNWPGAAASAAKPYNASDHVLAPFGPDVASAAAELAPMVTEDLLTEVTALVPDEWLVDEPGFASTDALRRAYVDPLLARAAAIHERITLDAPTATGPSRAPGWLTEHAKPWPHPTKNSQNSQNTNNDPNSQKDADR
- a CDS encoding pyridoxamine 5'-phosphate oxidase family protein gives rise to the protein MTATQRRGRRIMMTDAERDAFLGEQRTCRVATVSADGSPHVAPLWYVWHGGSLWLYSITRSRRWTQLGKDPRVAVVVDDGTDYGELRGVELSGRVVPVGEAPRTGAACPEPELAEVERLFASKNFGLDEMVHDGRHAWLRLTPTTVVSWDFRKLGGEFGH
- a CDS encoding DUF3037 domain-containing protein, which translates into the protein MSKREVFEYALLRVVPRVERGECFNAGVLVYCRAHSFVAARTHLDEAKLRALDPAADVVGVRAALRAVEGVCGGGEGAGQAAGDDPGRRFRWLIAPRSTVVQPGPVHTGLTADPAAETERLLDLLVR
- a CDS encoding isochorismatase family protein, whose translation is MATKELLVRQLVPASTVLMTVECQQGVVGKDSALPELAAQARESGALHNVARLVTGAHRAGVQVLHAVAERRPDGRGANRNARLFRAAERLPVQQYSGSRAVRVAEPIEVTDEDFVVRRLHGLSPVSGTDVDALLRNLGCRTLIVTGVSANVAIPNAVFDAVNLGYTAVVAADAIAGVPADYIPAMVRHTLALVATVATTDDILGCFEEAGRATPA